A window of Clostridium sp. 'White wine YQ' contains these coding sequences:
- the rnpM gene encoding RNase P modulator RnpM: protein MKVKKIPMRMCNGCMEMKPKKELIRIVKSPEGDVSVDLTGKKAGRGAYICKDFECLEKAYKSRRLNKNLQNEISNDVYEKLKDEINNDK, encoded by the coding sequence ATGAAAGTTAAAAAGATTCCTATGAGAATGTGTAATGGATGCATGGAAATGAAACCAAAAAAAGAATTGATTAGAATCGTTAAATCTCCAGAAGGTGATGTTTCAGTAGATCTTACTGGAAAGAAAGCTGGTAGAGGTGCTTATATATGCAAAGACTTTGAATGTCTTGAAAAAGCATATAAGTCTAGACGACTTAATAAGAACTTACAAAATGAGATAAGTAACGATGTCTATGAAAAGCTAAAGGATGAAATAAATAATGATAAATAA
- the rimP gene encoding ribosome maturation factor RimP yields MSEIENKLHELVKPIVEDNGYELYHVEYVKEQNEYYLRIYIDSTNGISLNDCETVSRAVSDMLDVTDPIKDQYYLEVSSPGIDRQLFTEEHIAKSIGLQVLVKLSKAVDGHKNIKGKLLETTENEIIVENDNDKVTIPKEKIKTINIIGEI; encoded by the coding sequence ATGAGTGAAATAGAAAACAAATTACATGAACTAGTTAAACCAATAGTAGAAGACAACGGATATGAGCTATATCATGTAGAATATGTTAAAGAACAAAATGAGTATTATTTAAGAATATATATAGATTCTACTAATGGAATATCACTTAATGACTGTGAAACAGTAAGTAGAGCAGTAAGTGATATGTTAGATGTAACTGATCCAATTAAAGACCAATATTATTTAGAAGTTTCTTCTCCAGGTATTGATAGACAATTATTTACTGAAGAACATATTGCAAAAAGCATAGGTTTACAAGTTTTAGTTAAGCTATCAAAAGCTGTTGATGGTCATAAGAACATAAAAGGAAAATTACTTGAAACTACTGAGAATGAAATTATTGTAGAAAACGATAATGATAAAGTTACAATACCTAAAGAAAAGATTAAAACCATAAATATTATAGGTGAGATATAA
- the rbfA gene encoding 30S ribosome-binding factor RbfA: protein MANYRGGRINEEVKKIISSLIQYEIKDPRMSAMVSVTDVNVTKDLRYAKVFVSIFTNNEEEKKATLQALKSASGFIRRELGHKINLRYTPEVLFEEDSSISNGMYIDSLIEKIKEK, encoded by the coding sequence ATGGCTAATTACAGAGGCGGAAGAATTAATGAAGAAGTTAAAAAAATTATTTCTTCCCTAATTCAATACGAGATTAAAGACCCTAGAATGTCAGCCATGGTTTCAGTTACAGATGTTAATGTAACAAAGGATTTAAGATATGCTAAAGTTTTCGTTTCAATCTTTACGAATAATGAAGAGGAAAAGAAAGCAACGTTGCAAGCACTAAAGAGTGCAAGTGGTTTTATTAGAAGAGAGTTAGGACATAAAATAAATCTAAGATATACTCCTGAAGTTTTATTTGAAGAAGATTCCTCAATATCTAATGGTATGTATATCGATTCTTTAATTGAAAAGATTAAGGAGAAATAA
- the ispG gene encoding flavodoxin-dependent (E)-4-hydroxy-3-methylbut-2-enyl-diphosphate synthase: protein MNRKETRKIKVGNIYIGGDSRITVQSMTNTDTRDAESTIKQIRELQIAGCDIIRSAVPDMEAAEQISKIVKGISIPLVADIHFDYRLALESIKNGVSAIRINPGNIGSMERVKMVAEACKDKGIPIRIGVNSGSLEKELLEKYGKPCPEAFVESALKSAAILESVNFRDIVISIKSSNVNTMIESYRLMSEKSDYPLHLGVTESGTPWRGTIKSSIGIGTLLSEGIGDTLRVSLTGDPIEEVKVGNEILKALDIKKGGIEFVSCPTCGRTQIDLIKIANIVEQKLAECKKDIKVAIMGCVVNGPGEAREADIGIAGGKGEGIIFKKGEILKKVKEEYLVEELMKEIDKL, encoded by the coding sequence ATGAATAGAAAAGAAACAAGAAAAATAAAGGTTGGTAACATATATATCGGTGGAGATAGTAGAATTACTGTTCAATCCATGACCAATACAGATACAAGAGATGCTGAAAGTACAATTAAACAAATAAGAGAGCTACAAATAGCAGGTTGTGATATAATAAGATCTGCAGTACCTGATATGGAGGCAGCAGAACAAATTTCTAAAATTGTTAAAGGAATTAGCATTCCTTTAGTAGCTGATATTCATTTTGATTATAGATTAGCTTTAGAGTCTATTAAAAATGGTGTTTCTGCTATAAGAATAAACCCTGGTAACATAGGTTCAATGGAAAGAGTAAAAATGGTTGCTGAAGCTTGCAAGGATAAAGGAATTCCTATAAGAATCGGAGTAAATTCTGGCTCTTTAGAGAAGGAACTTTTAGAGAAGTATGGAAAGCCATGCCCAGAGGCATTTGTTGAAAGTGCTCTAAAAAGTGCTGCAATCTTAGAAAGCGTAAATTTTAGAGATATAGTAATATCCATTAAATCATCTAATGTAAATACAATGATAGAAAGCTATAGATTAATGAGTGAAAAATCTGATTATCCGTTGCACCTTGGAGTAACTGAATCAGGTACGCCTTGGAGAGGAACAATTAAATCCTCTATTGGTATAGGCACACTTTTATCTGAAGGAATAGGAGATACTTTGAGGGTATCCTTAACAGGAGATCCTATTGAAGAAGTTAAAGTTGGTAATGAAATTCTTAAAGCACTTGATATAAAAAAAGGTGGGATAGAATTCGTATCATGTCCTACTTGCGGAAGAACTCAAATAGACCTTATAAAGATAGCCAATATAGTTGAACAAAAGCTAGCTGAATGTAAGAAAGATATTAAAGTTGCTATAATGGGATGCGTAGTAAATGGTCCTGGTGAAGCAAGAGAAGCTGATATTGGAATAGCTGGTGGAAAAGGCGAAGGTATTATATTTAAAAAAGGTGAGATTTTAAAGAAAGTAAAAGAAGAATATTTAGTTGAAGAACTAATGAAAGAAATTGATAAATTATAA
- the nusA gene encoding transcription termination factor NusA — protein sequence MNEEFITALREIIKDKGISEDLIFATIEDALINAYKKNYSFGSDRGAQNVRISINKDTGEIHVYSQREVVEDVYDALTEIELPDAKEINPNYEYGDIVEIEVTPRNFGRVAAMQAKQVVLQRIKEAERKIVYNEFKEKEFDIISGTVIRKDRGNVFVDLGKLEAILGPNEQMAGEAYNFNEMLKLYIVEVKNGSKGPQVLVSRTHPGLVRRLFELEVPEIYSGVVEIKSIAREAGSRTKIAVYSNEEDVDPMGACVGPKGQRVQNIVNELKNEKIDIIKWSKEPEEFIANALSPSKVLDVQVDEDNKSAKVVVDDSQLSLAIGKEGQNVRLAAKLTNWKIDIKSKSQVEE from the coding sequence ATGAATGAAGAATTCATTACAGCATTAAGAGAGATAATTAAAGATAAAGGGATTAGTGAGGATTTGATTTTTGCTACAATTGAAGATGCTCTAATAAATGCCTATAAGAAAAACTATTCATTTGGTAGTGATAGAGGAGCTCAAAACGTAAGAATTAGTATCAATAAAGACACTGGAGAAATTCATGTTTACTCACAAAGAGAAGTAGTTGAAGATGTATACGATGCACTTACTGAAATTGAACTACCTGATGCAAAGGAAATTAATCCTAATTATGAATATGGTGATATAGTTGAAATTGAAGTTACTCCAAGAAATTTTGGTAGAGTAGCTGCTATGCAAGCTAAACAAGTTGTTTTGCAAAGAATTAAAGAAGCAGAACGTAAAATTGTTTACAATGAATTCAAAGAAAAAGAATTCGACATTATCTCTGGTACTGTTATAAGAAAAGATAGAGGTAACGTTTTTGTTGATTTAGGTAAATTAGAAGCAATATTAGGACCTAATGAACAAATGGCAGGAGAAGCTTATAATTTTAATGAAATGTTAAAGTTATATATAGTTGAAGTTAAAAACGGTTCAAAAGGACCTCAAGTATTAGTTTCAAGAACTCATCCTGGATTAGTTAGAAGACTTTTTGAACTTGAAGTTCCTGAAATATATTCAGGTGTTGTTGAGATAAAATCAATAGCTAGAGAAGCTGGTTCAAGAACTAAGATTGCTGTATACTCAAATGAAGAAGATGTTGATCCAATGGGAGCTTGCGTAGGTCCTAAAGGTCAAAGAGTTCAAAATATCGTTAATGAACTAAAAAATGAAAAGATAGATATAATTAAATGGAGCAAGGAACCTGAAGAATTTATAGCTAATGCATTAAGCCCATCTAAAGTTCTAGATGTTCAAGTTGATGAAGATAATAAATCAGCTAAAGTTGTAGTTGACGATTCCCAGCTTTCACTAGCAATAGGTAAAGAAGGCCAAAATGTTAGACTTGCTGCAAAATTAACTAACTGGAAAATTGACATTAAAAGCAAATCTCAAGTAGAAGAATAA
- a CDS encoding PolC-type DNA polymerase III — protein MSKEFIDSIKNEIEKIEALEDKNIRISGFQFMKKSNKLKAVIRSSESLSNEEEKILKNIITKKLNLSLHIDVITLIDISNITLQEVVNKHWNELVQEIIKKHPLAKEILLSGKKEVNDNSIVISYGSEILIKVAKSQKIQDLLKRYISYLFGITALVSFKFDENIDAAISKEYESFKKQETEKIIKEIKTVVATSVTKDSKPKENQQKYSNQESKDTKIDNENLIMGRVIMENSVPIKSISEESGTVAITGEIFKVEARETKSGKILLTFFITDYSSSIIAKAFLNSKVQERVLENVKKGLYCKIRGEARYDNYSREVTFNVKDIVKMQKIQKQDLSDEKRVELHCHTTMSTMDAVTSASKLIERAAKWGHPAIAITDHGVVQAFPEAMDAAKKHGIKVIYGVEGYLVDNGVPIALNEKGESLDDTYVVFDLETTGFSSKNDEIIEIGAVKVQNGSIIDNFSTFVNPGRGIPYNITELTSITDDMVANAPSIEEILPKFLEFCTDSVLVAHNANFDTSFIKTSCSKYSLPFDFTIIDTVPLARFLYPELKRVKLNIVAKHLGISLENHHRAVDDAKATAEILLKCFEKIKEDLNIFDLKKLNEEFLSNVDIKKLPAYHIILLAKNQAGLKNLYNLISISHLDNFFKRPRIPKTLLEQYREGLIIGSACEAGQVYKEILSGKSDEELEDIVRSYDYLEIQPIANNNFLIEKGNVKDEEELKNINRRIYDLGKKYGKDTVATCDVHFIDPEDAIYRAIILAGQGFGDADSQPPLYLRTTDEMLKEFSYLGADIAKEVVITNPNKIADSVDSCKPIPDETYPPKIDGAEDDIKNMTLNKVHSIYGDNLPEVVQKRLDKELNSIISNGYAVLYLIAQKLVAKSISDGYLVGSRGSVGSSFVATMSDITEVNGLPPHYVCPNCKKSEFFLDGSISSGADLPDKNCPDCGTLYKKDGHDIPFETFLGFEGDKEPDIDLNFSGDNQGVIHRYTEVLFGKGYTFKAGTIGTVAEKTAYGYVRKYLDERNIITSSAEIERLTIGCTGIKRTTGQHPGGIMVVPRDNDIHNFCPVQHPADDSESDVVTTHFDYHSISGRLLKLDILGHDDPTVLRMLQDLTGLDPKTIPLHDDKVLSLFTSPDALGVTKEELECEVGTYGLPEFGTKFVRQMLLDTKPQTFADLVRISGLSHGTDVWLNNAQYYIKEGYTTLGECISTRDDIMVYLIYKGVPPKTAFNIMEKVRKGKGVSEEYEQIMKENNVPEWYIESCKKIKYMFPKGHAVAYVMMAVRIAYFKVYYPLAYYATYFTVRADDFDADLICKGEAAIKNKLQELYELGNNVTQKDKGLTTILEISFEMIKRGFKFLKVDLYKSHATKFLIEDGFIRPPINSLQGVGANAAKSIAECRENGEFISKEDLRLRAKVSKTVIETLSNHGCLEGLGETNQISLFG, from the coding sequence TTGAGTAAGGAATTTATTGATTCAATAAAAAATGAAATAGAAAAAATAGAAGCCTTAGAAGATAAGAATATTCGAATTTCTGGTTTTCAATTTATGAAGAAAAGCAATAAATTGAAGGCTGTAATTAGAAGTAGTGAATCTCTTTCAAATGAGGAAGAAAAGATACTAAAAAATATAATAACAAAAAAATTAAATCTTAGTTTACATATTGATGTAATAACATTAATAGATATTTCTAACATAACGTTACAAGAAGTGGTTAATAAACATTGGAATGAATTAGTTCAAGAGATAATAAAGAAACATCCTCTAGCTAAAGAGATACTTTTATCAGGTAAGAAAGAGGTTAATGATAATTCTATAGTTATTTCTTATGGTTCAGAAATATTAATAAAGGTTGCAAAGTCTCAAAAAATCCAAGACTTATTAAAAAGGTATATTTCATATCTTTTCGGCATAACGGCACTAGTATCGTTTAAATTTGATGAAAATATAGATGCTGCAATAAGTAAGGAATACGAATCTTTTAAAAAGCAAGAAACTGAGAAGATTATAAAAGAAATTAAAACTGTAGTTGCAACTTCAGTTACTAAAGACTCAAAACCAAAAGAAAATCAACAAAAGTATTCTAATCAGGAAAGTAAGGATACAAAAATTGATAATGAAAATCTAATAATGGGTAGAGTTATTATGGAAAACTCTGTTCCTATAAAGAGTATAAGTGAAGAGTCTGGAACCGTAGCGATTACAGGTGAAATCTTTAAAGTTGAAGCTAGAGAAACTAAAAGTGGTAAAATACTACTTACTTTCTTTATTACTGATTATTCCTCTTCTATTATTGCTAAAGCCTTCCTTAATTCAAAAGTACAAGAAAGAGTTTTGGAAAATGTTAAAAAGGGATTATACTGCAAAATACGAGGAGAAGCTAGATATGATAATTATTCAAGAGAAGTAACCTTCAATGTTAAAGATATAGTTAAAATGCAAAAAATACAAAAGCAAGATCTAAGTGATGAAAAAAGAGTAGAGTTACATTGTCATACTACAATGAGTACAATGGACGCTGTTACTTCAGCATCAAAACTAATTGAAAGAGCAGCCAAATGGGGACATCCAGCTATAGCCATTACAGATCACGGTGTAGTTCAAGCATTCCCAGAAGCTATGGATGCTGCAAAAAAACATGGTATTAAAGTAATCTATGGAGTTGAAGGATATTTAGTTGATAATGGTGTACCTATTGCACTTAATGAAAAGGGAGAATCTTTAGATGATACTTATGTAGTTTTCGATTTAGAAACCACAGGTTTCTCCTCAAAAAATGATGAAATTATTGAAATAGGTGCCGTAAAAGTTCAAAATGGTTCAATAATTGATAACTTCTCTACATTTGTTAATCCTGGAAGAGGTATTCCTTATAATATTACCGAATTAACTTCAATTACAGATGACATGGTAGCAAATGCACCTTCAATTGAAGAGATTCTACCTAAATTTTTAGAATTTTGTACAGATAGTGTTCTAGTTGCACATAATGCTAATTTTGATACATCTTTTATAAAAACAAGCTGCAGTAAATATTCATTACCTTTTGATTTTACTATTATAGATACAGTTCCTTTAGCTAGATTCTTATATCCTGAGCTTAAAAGAGTGAAGCTAAATATAGTAGCAAAACATTTAGGTATTTCACTAGAAAATCATCATAGAGCTGTTGATGATGCAAAAGCTACAGCTGAAATATTATTAAAATGTTTTGAGAAGATTAAAGAGGACTTAAACATATTTGATTTAAAGAAATTAAATGAAGAATTTTTAAGTAATGTAGATATTAAAAAACTTCCAGCATACCACATAATATTATTAGCCAAAAATCAAGCTGGACTTAAAAACCTATATAACCTTATAAGTATTTCACATTTAGATAATTTCTTTAAAAGACCTAGAATACCTAAAACATTACTAGAGCAGTATAGAGAAGGACTAATTATAGGTTCTGCCTGCGAAGCCGGTCAAGTCTATAAAGAGATTCTTTCTGGTAAGAGTGATGAAGAGTTAGAAGATATTGTTAGATCTTATGACTATTTAGAAATTCAGCCTATAGCTAATAATAATTTTCTTATTGAAAAAGGAAATGTAAAAGATGAGGAAGAGCTTAAAAATATAAATAGAAGAATTTATGATTTAGGTAAAAAGTATGGAAAGGATACAGTTGCAACCTGTGATGTTCACTTTATAGATCCAGAAGATGCAATCTATAGAGCAATTATACTTGCTGGACAGGGTTTTGGTGATGCTGATAGTCAGCCACCGTTATATCTTAGAACTACTGATGAAATGCTTAAGGAATTTAGCTATTTAGGGGCTGATATAGCAAAAGAAGTTGTTATTACAAATCCAAATAAGATTGCAGACTCAGTTGATTCATGTAAGCCAATTCCAGATGAAACATATCCTCCTAAAATTGATGGAGCAGAAGATGATATTAAAAATATGACTTTAAATAAAGTTCATAGTATTTACGGTGATAACCTACCTGAAGTAGTTCAGAAGAGATTAGATAAAGAATTAAATTCTATAATTTCAAATGGTTATGCGGTACTATATTTGATTGCACAAAAGCTTGTTGCAAAATCAATTTCAGATGGATATCTAGTTGGTTCAAGAGGATCTGTAGGTTCTTCCTTCGTAGCTACAATGTCAGATATAACTGAGGTTAATGGATTACCTCCACACTATGTATGTCCAAATTGCAAAAAATCTGAATTCTTTTTAGACGGATCTATAAGTTCAGGTGCAGATTTACCTGATAAAAATTGTCCGGATTGTGGAACTCTCTATAAAAAAGATGGTCATGATATTCCATTTGAAACCTTCTTAGGTTTTGAAGGTGATAAAGAGCCCGATATAGATTTAAATTTCTCTGGAGATAATCAGGGAGTCATCCATAGGTATACGGAAGTTCTATTTGGAAAAGGGTATACATTTAAAGCAGGTACAATAGGTACAGTTGCTGAAAAAACTGCATACGGATATGTAAGAAAATATCTAGATGAGAGAAATATTATTACATCATCAGCAGAAATAGAACGTCTAACTATAGGGTGTACAGGAATAAAAAGAACTACAGGACAGCATCCAGGTGGAATTATGGTTGTTCCTAGAGATAATGATATCCATAATTTTTGTCCCGTACAGCATCCAGCAGACGATAGTGAATCAGATGTAGTAACAACACATTTCGATTATCACTCAATAAGTGGTAGACTTCTAAAGTTAGATATACTTGGTCACGACGATCCAACCGTTTTAAGAATGTTACAAGACTTAACAGGCTTAGATCCAAAGACAATCCCTCTTCATGATGACAAAGTTTTAAGCTTGTTTACTAGCCCTGATGCGTTAGGAGTAACAAAGGAAGAACTTGAATGTGAAGTAGGTACTTATGGACTTCCTGAGTTTGGAACCAAATTCGTTAGACAAATGCTTTTAGATACTAAACCACAAACCTTTGCCGATTTGGTTAGAATTTCAGGCCTTTCTCATGGTACTGATGTATGGCTTAATAATGCTCAATATTATATAAAAGAAGGATATACTACATTAGGCGAATGTATCTCTACAAGAGATGACATTATGGTTTACTTAATTTACAAAGGAGTTCCCCCTAAAACTGCATTTAACATAATGGAGAAAGTAAGAAAAGGAAAAGGTGTATCAGAGGAATATGAGCAAATAATGAAAGAAAATAATGTTCCTGAATGGTATATTGAATCTTGTAAAAAGATTAAATACATGTTCCCTAAAGGCCACGCGGTGGCTTATGTTATGATGGCAGTAAGAATAGCTTACTTTAAGGTTTATTATCCATTAGCCTATTATGCAACCTACTTTACAGTTAGAGCTGATGATTTTGATGCGGATTTAATTTGTAAGGGAGAAGCTGCTATTAAAAATAAATTACAAGAACTTTATGAACTTGGTAACAATGTTACTCAAAAAGATAAAGGTTTGACTACTATTTTAGAAATTTCCTTTGAAATGATTAAGAGAGGCTTCAAATTCTTAAAAGTAGATCTATATAAATCCCATGCTACAAAATTCTTAATTGAAGATGGATTTATAAGACCACCAATAAATTCTTTACAAGGTGTTGGTGCAAATGCAGCAAAGAGTATAGCTGAATGTAGAGAGAATGGTGAATTTATCTCAAAAGAAGATTTAAGATTACGAGCCAAGGTTTCTAAGACTGTAATTGAAACCTTATCTAATCATGGTTGCTTAGAAGGATTAGGTGAAACTAATCAAATATCCTTATTTGGTTAA
- the infB gene encoding translation initiation factor IF-2 encodes MSKIRVYELAKELGVSSKDLITLLEEEFSIIVKNHMSVIEDEDAELIKELLSGSSKSELTSDSSEPKTIVDEYEDMVAEEVNNQSKKKKKGKGKKNEEDSENGESAGSDKIIEIGDSITVKDLADKLNKPSTEVIRTLMFSGVMAALNQEIDFETAEKVAEKFEIMVERKSDDLTLEKVEEEVEESEENLKKRPPIITVMGHVDHGKTSLLDAIRKSSVTEREAGGITQHIGAYTVTVNGEKITFLDTPGHEAFTAMRARGAQITDIVILVVAADDGIMPQTKEAINHCKAAGVPMIVAINKMDRPGANPDRVKQELTEHGLVAEDWGGDTICVNVSAKTHENLDTLLEMVLLTAEMQELTANPDRRAKGTVVEAELDKGRGAVATLLVQNGTLHVGDSIIVGSTYGRIRAMFDDKGKKIKSAGPSIPVEILGLSEVPAAGDRFNVVKDEKTARTMAESRKEKVRDEQLNSNHRVSLEDLYSQIKEGKIKELPVVVKADVQGSVEAIKSSLEKLSTDDVKVRVIHGGVGAITETDVTLAAASNAIIIGFNVRPDTNASIVADKESVDMKTYRIIYEAIEDIKSAMIGMLDPDYKEVVLGKAEVRMTYKISNVGTIAGSYVLDGKLVRNSDVRIIRDGIVIFESTLGSLKRFKDDVKEVNAGYECGITVEKFNDIKEGDIVEAFTVEAIKRKEL; translated from the coding sequence ATGTCTAAAATTAGAGTATATGAATTAGCAAAAGAATTAGGTGTTTCAAGTAAAGACTTAATTACTTTGTTAGAAGAAGAATTTTCAATAATTGTAAAGAATCACATGAGTGTTATAGAGGATGAAGATGCTGAACTTATAAAAGAACTTTTATCAGGAAGCTCAAAATCCGAATTAACTTCTGATTCTTCTGAACCAAAAACTATTGTAGACGAATATGAAGATATGGTTGCTGAAGAAGTAAACAATCAATCGAAGAAGAAGAAAAAAGGTAAAGGCAAGAAAAATGAAGAGGATTCTGAAAATGGTGAATCTGCTGGTAGCGATAAAATTATTGAAATAGGCGATAGTATCACTGTTAAGGATCTTGCTGATAAACTTAATAAACCAAGTACAGAAGTTATAAGAACTTTAATGTTCTCTGGTGTAATGGCTGCACTTAATCAAGAAATAGATTTTGAAACTGCTGAAAAGGTAGCTGAAAAATTTGAAATTATGGTAGAAAGAAAATCTGATGATCTTACTTTAGAAAAAGTTGAAGAAGAAGTTGAAGAATCAGAAGAGAATCTTAAGAAAAGACCTCCTATTATAACTGTAATGGGACACGTTGACCACGGTAAAACTTCTTTACTTGATGCAATAAGAAAATCAAGTGTAACAGAAAGAGAAGCTGGTGGTATTACACAACATATAGGTGCTTATACAGTTACAGTTAATGGAGAAAAAATAACATTCTTAGATACTCCAGGCCACGAAGCATTTACTGCTATGCGTGCTAGAGGTGCACAAATTACTGATATAGTAATTCTAGTTGTTGCTGCAGATGATGGAATAATGCCTCAAACTAAAGAAGCTATTAATCACTGTAAAGCTGCTGGAGTTCCTATGATAGTTGCTATAAACAAAATGGATAGACCTGGTGCTAACCCAGATAGAGTTAAACAAGAATTAACAGAACATGGATTAGTAGCGGAAGACTGGGGTGGAGATACTATATGTGTAAATGTTTCTGCCAAAACTCATGAAAACCTTGATACCTTATTAGAAATGGTACTTCTTACTGCTGAAATGCAAGAATTAACTGCAAATCCTGATAGAAGAGCTAAAGGAACAGTTGTAGAAGCTGAGCTTGATAAAGGTAGAGGAGCTGTTGCTACTTTATTAGTTCAAAATGGTACATTACATGTAGGAGATTCTATTATTGTTGGTTCAACATACGGAAGAATCAGAGCTATGTTTGATGATAAAGGTAAGAAGATAAAGTCAGCTGGACCTTCAATCCCAGTTGAGATACTTGGTCTTTCAGAAGTTCCTGCAGCAGGTGATAGATTTAACGTTGTTAAAGATGAAAAGACTGCTAGAACTATGGCTGAATCAAGAAAAGAAAAAGTTAGAGATGAACAACTTAATTCAAACCATAGAGTTTCATTAGAAGATTTATATTCTCAAATAAAAGAAGGTAAGATAAAAGAACTTCCAGTAGTTGTAAAAGCTGATGTTCAAGGTTCAGTAGAAGCTATTAAATCTTCACTTGAAAAACTTTCTACAGATGATGTAAAAGTTAGAGTTATTCACGGTGGAGTTGGAGCTATTACTGAAACTGATGTAACTCTAGCTGCAGCATCAAATGCAATAATTATAGGATTCAACGTTAGACCTGATACTAATGCAAGTATTGTTGCTGATAAAGAATCTGTAGATATGAAAACTTATAGAATAATCTATGAAGCAATAGAAGATATTAAATCTGCTATGATTGGAATGCTTGATCCAGATTACAAGGAAGTTGTATTAGGTAAGGCAGAAGTTAGAATGACATATAAAATCTCTAATGTTGGTACTATAGCTGGTTCTTATGTACTTGATGGTAAGTTAGTAAGAAACTCTGATGTAAGAATAATAAGAGATGGAATCGTAATTTTTGAATCTACTTTAGGTTCTTTAAAGAGATTCAAAGATGATGTTAAAGAAGTTAATGCTGGATATGAATGTGGTATTACAGTTGAAAAATTCAATGACATTAAAGAAGGAGATATTGTAGAAGCATTTACAGTAGAAGCAATAAAGAGAAAAGAACTATAA
- a CDS encoding ribosomal L7Ae/L30e/S12e/Gadd45 family protein: MINKFFQFLGLSKRAGKLLEGYNKCNDALNKREIFLFILSLDISERTKKLFITYCEKNNIPYILDFYKEDLGSAIGRAEVNIIGVTDDNISKKLLSLYEENKQI; encoded by the coding sequence ATGATAAATAAATTTTTTCAATTCTTAGGTTTGTCAAAAAGAGCTGGAAAATTACTTGAAGGATATAACAAGTGTAATGATGCATTAAATAAAAGAGAAATCTTTTTATTTATTCTATCTCTTGATATATCGGAAAGAACTAAAAAGCTTTTTATAACTTATTGTGAAAAAAATAATATTCCCTATATACTAGATTTTTATAAAGAAGATCTTGGGAGTGCAATTGGTCGTGCAGAAGTTAATATAATTGGAGTTACAGATGATAATATCTCAAAGAAGCTATTATCACTATATGAAGAAAATAAACAAATTTAA